Below is a window of Mucilaginibacter ginkgonis DNA.
GTTGAGATGGTCGGCGCTGTTGTAGTAGTGCTATCTTTTTTACAAGCAGTAATAGTTAATGCGAAAAAAGCTACAAGGGTTGCAAGCTTTATAGGGAGGGGTAAAAATTGTCTCACTGTATCTGTTTTGAATTAAAGGGATGGCATAATTTTACCATACCTAATAGTGCTTCAAAAATAACATTTAAAGCTTTTATAGAGATTATAAAAATCTGCTTTAACTAATTTTAACAAAACAGCATCGCCCTTAAATAAAAAAAGCCGTTGTGATTACAACAGCGTCAATATCTGCACCGGGCAGAGTTTAAGAATAAAGCCCGGCAATTTTCATTACCGGGCTTTGTTATTTAGTAACGGCTGCCGCCGTTGCCACCTTTATTGTAACCACCGCCGTTACCGCCGCGGCTGCCGCCACCGTAACCGCCGCCGTTGCCACCACGGCTGCCGCCGCCGTAACCACCGCTGCTGCGGCCACCACCGAAACCGCCGCTACGGCCACCGCCGCCCGCTTTGCGTTCTTCGGCCTGACTTACAGCAATGCTACGACCGCTCACTTCAACACCGTTAAGGCCGTCGATAGCTTTTTGACCGCTTTCGTCATCGCTCATTTCAACAAAGCCAAAACCTTTGCTGCGTCCGGTTTCTCTGTCTATAATAACTTTAGCAGAGCTTACTTCGCCATAAGCTTCAAATAATTCTTTTAAATCTTCTTCCTTTAACGAGTAAGGCAGACTTCCTACAAAAATGTTCATTAATTTTAGTTTAATACGTTTTCGGCTTTCAGGCCATTTTTCGGTTGCAATATATAGATAAACTTGATTAAAAAACTTAATATTTATTTTTTAACAATTTTTTTAGATGAATAATGCCATTCACTTTCAGTTCATTGCAAAACTGCATCGTAACTTAATGTAACAGTGGGCAATAAAGTTGCTGCATCAAGCGGAATCTGGTTATTAGTCAACAGCGGGCTGCGCTTTGCGTAGAACTGCAGATACTTTCTTTTGATGGCTTGCTGACCTATAGCCGGTAAATTATAATTGATGCTTACGGGCAATAAAAAATCATGCTGCTTTTCATGATCCGGAATGATCCATTTTTTGTCTGTCTTTTTAAGCAGATCTGCAACTGGCTGCGCCATGGCTACATCATCGGCATAATAGACCACAATACGTTTAATGTTGCCATCTATGTCAGCAGTAAACTTTAGCATCACCAGGCCGGCCGCAACGTTTTTAGTAATATCATTTGTCGGCTCAAAATTTTGCTTAAAGAACGAATTCATCACCTCCTGGCCTCCCTGAAACGGAAAAGCCAATTCTTTTTGCGCCATTGCCGATATTGAAACCATAACGGCGGCTGCCAATACTACTAATCTCTTCATTTAAATTACTTTGGGCTCTCGTTTGCTGCCATCGTACAATTCATATTCCAGCAAACGGCAATC
It encodes the following:
- a CDS encoding RNA recognition motif domain-containing protein, encoding MNIFVGSLPYSLKEEDLKELFEAYGEVSSAKVIIDRETGRSKGFGFVEMSDDESGQKAIDGLNGVEVSGRSIAVSQAEERKAGGGGRSGGFGGGRSSGGYGGGSRGGNGGGYGGGSRGGNGGGYNKGGNGGSRY